A genomic stretch from Aedes albopictus strain Foshan chromosome 2, AalbF5, whole genome shotgun sequence includes:
- the LOC134286978 gene encoding uncharacterized protein K02A2.6-like, which yields MLTIKWNCTSRADNEDVDKCDDQLYISAITESVAVDVSEIKNALETDPELLFVKDALLTSGWADDAVRSGAKKYIPFQNDLTLLEGYVVRGCRIVIPQDLRGRMLQLAHEGHPGETLMISRLRDRVWWPGMDEDARKTVKSCEGCRLVSRPSAPEPMRRRLMPKEPWVDVAMDFLGPLPSHEYLLVIVDYYSRYKEVCIMKKITSEETIKKIEPIFVRLGYPRTITLDNGRQFIDTEF from the exons ATGCTTACCATCAAGTGGAACTGCACGAGTCGAGCCG ATAACGAAGACGTAGACAAATGCGACGATCAACTGTACATAAGCGCTATCACGGAATCTGTAGCTGTAGATGTTTCGGAGATCAAGAATGCACTGGAAACAGACCCTGAGCTACTTTTCGTCAAGGATGCTTTGTTGACTTCGGGTTGGGCTGATGATGCTGTTAGAAGCGGTGCCAAGAAGTACATACCCTTTCAAAACGACCTAACTCTCCTCGAAGGCTACGTGGTTCGTGGATGCAGAATCGTCATTCCTCAAGATCTACGCGGTAGAATGCTGCAGCTGGCTCACGAAGGCCACCCAGGGGAGACACTGATGATATCGCGACTACGTGACAGGGTTTGGTGGCCAGGCATGGATGAAGATGCAAGAAAGACGGTCAAAAGCTGCGAAGGTTGTCGTTTGGTAAGCAGGCCCTCAGCACCCGAACCGATGCGCCGCCGTCTAATGCCAAAAGAACCTTGGGTAGACGTTGCGATGGATTTTCTAGGACCTTTACCATCACACGAGTACCTCCTAGTGATCGTGGACTACTATAGTCGGTACAAAGAGGTCTGCATCATGAAGAAAATAACATCAGAAGAGACCATCAAGAAGATAGAGCCAATTTTCGTCCGACTGGGTTATCCGAGGACGATCACTCTGGACAATGGTCGTCAATTTATAGATACAGAGTTCTAG